In Ursus arctos isolate Adak ecotype North America unplaced genomic scaffold, UrsArc2.0 scaffold_2, whole genome shotgun sequence, the genomic stretch ACACACCGCATACGACTCTCACACACTCATTGTCACTCTCCACTCTCCCTTGTCACCTGCTGAACATTGTGCTTGTGACTCGGCTAGGTGGTGGGGCAGGtagggggaagtgggagggggacCTCGGAAGCTTGGAGTCTGTTACATTGACACCCAGGCACGGAAGGGAACATACCTCGTAGCTGGCCACAGCTGCCTTTCGCACCTGGATCTGGAGCAGGGGAAAGGTAATCAGCAAGGGCGATGTTAGTGGGCCCAACCCCGTACCTCCCAACTTTGTGGGGAACCCCTGTTATTCCCTCTCCTCAAAGCCAAGCTGGCCCCCCCATGCCTCccgccagccccctcccccagccttacCTTAAGTCGGCAGTAGAGCAGGGTGAGGACAATACCGTACAAAAACAGGATGGCATCCAGGATATAGCAGAGCTGAGGCTCTCCCAGGGCGGCTGAGGGGACAGAGCGTGCCCGCAGGGTCAGGGAAGAGCCGGCACTCAGAGGACAGAACTGGCAGGTGGGACGGGGCCTGGTGGGGAGCCTCCCAGGAGAGACGTTTGATCTTCTTCTCTGGATCCTatttttctcagcttttccccttctccctcaccgggggcagggctgggacaggAAGTGTGGGGTTTCTGGTGCCTGCTGTGATGGAACTTACAGGTGCTGAGAGCCGAGGAGGGAGCCCCTCAGcccccctcagcccccagccctctgGTTTGCGCCCTGTCAGCTCCTCAGGCACCGCTGAGCACTTCACAGCCCTCAAGGGACTTATTTGAGTTCACTGGGTGAAGACCAAAACCTCAGCCCAGAGGGGTAGGGTGAGGGACAGGCAGTGACAAATTTCACTGAAGAAACCACAGGAGTGTCTCTGCTAAGTCCTGTGACCTGTGGCTGAGGGCTGGACAGGAAGGATGTGAAccgaggaagggagggaaggcaaTTACCCGGTTATTGgtcatctctgagcctcagtctcatCACTCTCGGGCCCGCTATAGTGggcttaaaaatggaaacaagtgTCTGCTCTCCTAGGCCTCACAGACCCTGATGGCTGTGCGCACGGCTGGGCGAGCGTCTCTGCCCGGGCTCAGGGGGATGACCACAGCCGGATTCCGTCTCCGGGCACTCTGCCCTGTTACTCACTCACTCTGGGCCACAGAGAGAGGAAGTTTtgtgcaatttaaaaaatcaaatagggTCTGAGCACCAGTCCCTATCTGAAGAGCTCACAGGCACATGACTGATGTCAGTGTGGTACTTTCGGTGCCATGACACGCTTTCGCATAATGTTGCATAAATTGAAAAACTAccaggtggggggttggggggggacacatcattattgccattttacaaaGGATGAAACGCCGGCTTGGAAAAGCTAAGTAACTCCTTTAGGGCCAGAGGGCTAAGTGACGGAGCTGGAGCTCAAACCCAGGCTTTCCGCTTTCAGGGCTCGCGTCCTAACCTTTCTGCCCCGGTGCCCCCGCTCTGTCCTCATCTGGTGGTAGCAGGATGGCACCCACGGAATCCTTCCCTCCACCTCACAGCTGGGCGGCTGGGCTCCCTGGCCAGTCTCTTTCAATTTCCCACTTCCCCGAAGTTTCACtaaccccctcctccccagcccccagccgcAACCCTCATCAAAACACACAGAGCCAGCCCAGAGCCAGCAAGAAGGGGCAGTTCAGAAACTGAGGGCCTGCAGCCTTAGAGCTGCTGAGACCTCCCCGTGTGTGCCTCCATTTCTTGGCTGGCGCTCAGGCCTCTAGAACCGGGCATGGagggctgccccccacccctagcAGCTGTTGGCGGAGGGGTCCGGCCTAGCGATGACCCACCGAAGCAGAAAACGCGTCTACTTTGACCATCCTTGCCTCACTCCCAAGCCGAAGGACAGCCTCCCACCTTCCTAGAAGGGCTTTATGAATATTACCCCCCAGCTAGAGACCAGCTCCCAGGGGACCAGCCCGAAGGCACCTCACAGGAGATGCTGATCATAGGAAAGGAGCTTCTCCCCAGCCCCGCTTTTCATATCATACAACCATTCCCTCCCCTGCCAGACTGAAACCTTCCCCATGATCAACCATGATCAACCCTGGAAAAGTAAGGAGACATGAAAGGAGGGAACTAGGACGCTTGTGCCCTGATGGGGACCAGATAGGACCAGCCTCAAGGTCTCGGTGTCCGACCGAGCCCTGCGCCCACCTGCCAGCCTTTCCCCGTCTGCCCCTGCCTCGGCCCTCAGACGCGTGCCCTCAATTCCCACCCTGGGGCCCAGCTCACGGGCCCTCACCAAACCCTCTCACCTGCTTGTTCAACCAAAAGGAGTAAGAGCAAGACCACTGCCGGAATCATCTTGGGCCGGGGGCTGAAGGGCCGTGAGCGGGGATCGGACGCTCAGCCAGCACTGCGCAGCTGTGCTCAGCGGCTCCCTGACCACAGAGTTCCCCCCTTCCTGCCCCGCCTTCCCCCAGCTTtggccccttccccttcctgcacCAGAGCCCGGGCGGCTCCCGGAAGGGCCAACTAAGGGAGTTAGATCTGGGCTCTCATGCCTCAGTCCTTCAGTGACCAAGCCCTAGGCACCAAGGGACGGGGGTGACACCTGTGCTTGAGAAAGGCCATCTAAATCGGCCATCACCCTGTGTTCGGATACATCTGGAATGAACTGTCCCTTCAGAGTCCCTGAGACCCCACCGTAGCCCTTGCCCTTCCACATGGAACTTTACCCCTGTTTTGATTGGAGAGGTTTACCAACTTGTGTAAGCAGCCAAGTTTGGGCAGGGGGAActgaggggaaaagaggaaatggggaatgGAGAAGTGGAAAGGCCAAGAGTCAGAGAAGGGGGTGGAGATGAACAGGAAAAACTGGCGATAACTGAGTCTCACAGAGAACTGGAGGGTTAATTTACATTCTTAACTTTTCCAACAAAGTGAAAGACGGTAAGACACTGAGAAAGACATACCAGAGGTCTGGGCAGAGGGGCCGGAAGGCGGCTAATTTATTAGGATTTCTCCTTTTCTAGTACATGCACAGAAAGCCCACGGCCGAGCGTTCACGGGCgtgtacacacacgtacacaaacaCACGGTCCCTGTCCAGTGACAGAAGGGCTCCGAGGAGGaagcaggcaggcagggggaTCAGACGCTGTTCCCCAGCTCACCGATCCACTTCTCCAAACACAATATCTTGGGTACCTAAGAGATcagcaggaggagaaaaaaagcgGTGTCGTCAAAAATCCAGAACTCATTACTGTGCCCCGCGGATCGACGAGCTGAGTCCGTGCCCACAGCCTCCGCTGAACAGGAAGTGTTCAGTTTCTGCCCGCACCACCCCCCCATCAGAGTTCCAAACTCCCTCGTCCACGGCATCTCTGCCACACAACAGGCCTTGTACCTATGATGGCAACAACGTCCGCCAGCATGTGGCCCTTCGACATCTTGTCCAAACCAGCCTGGAGAGACGGAGACAGCCCATGTCAGGCAAGGTGAGCAGGGCGGGACGAGAAGGAAGGGAAGTTCATCAGGATCCCAACCAAGGTCACTAAGGACTGATTCACTGAACGGAGTGAGAATCACTGGGGTTGGTTCTTACCAGGTGGGCAAAACCAGGAGCCTTGATCTTGCACCGGTAAGGGCGGCTGCTGCCATCAGACACGAGGTACACCCCAAACTCTCCCTGTCCGAGGAAGAAGGTCGGCTGCCTCCGTTAACAGGAAGAACACTTTTCTCTGCCAGCGAAGCCTCTCTATTCACCCCCTGTCCTCTCGCTGATGACCAAGCATCTATTTGGGCATCTGTCTCCAGTCCCCCCAGTGCCCTGGGctgccttttccctccccctctcctcaccTTAGGAGCCTCGATGGCAGTGTATGTGGCCCCCGGAGGGACCTGGTAGCCCTCCGTGTACAACTTGAAGTGATGAATCAATGACTCCATGGAAGtctggaaagaggagaaagggagcagCAGTGAGCCAGATCCAAATGTCTCCCAGGCCTTCCGGCAGCACAGGAAATAACCTCCCGCCTGGGGGAGACGAAAACCCACACAGTGAGCGGAAGAGGTGGCCATGGGAGGTTAAGACTCCTACAGTGAATTCTTTCAAAAGGGAAAACTGAGAAGAAGGGTGTAATCCAAGGACACtcctccctggctgtctctctctccccagagcCAACCTTCATCTCTGCTCGCTTAGGCGGAGACACTTTGGCATCATCAACCTTGATCTCCCCGGGAGGCATCTTGTTCAGACACTGCTCGATGATTCGAAGGGACTGGCGCATCTCCTCCACCCGACACAGGTACCTGAAGGGGATGAGACACGTTCAGAGCGAGAGAGGCTCAGTCAGAGCAACAAACGTGAGGCGGGCAAGGACGCCCCTGGCTGGCCCAGGGTGCTGGCTAACgtgttccctccctctttcctcccagtGCGGCATCTCTACGGGGCCTGGCCACCCAGGTAAAACTTCTAGTCTCTGGTGCTGGCTCCTGCCCCAAGTCCTCTCCTGATCTTCTCAGCCCGTGTCCTGTAGTACTCTCCTCTTTAATTACCCTCCTAGACACTTCTTGGACTATAGAACGGGTGAGGGTCAAACggactcaaaaagaaaagagaagccaaTCTTTTTCAGGGTCAGTGCACAGGAATGGAATGTGAAGCCTAGAATccagtggaaagagcactggatcAGGAGGATTCTAGTCTCAACCACCACTAACAGGATAATCCCAGGCTGATCTCTAACTTTTACGCATCAGCTTTCTCGGCTACAAAAATGCAGCCCAAACTAGTTACATCTAAGAGATGAGGACAGAAGGGTAAAAGAAGATGGCTTTGAAAAACCACCTGGCTTCACAGACACAAGAGCTCCAACACCTACTGGAAAATACGGGAATAAAGAAAGTAGCCAAGACAAAGTCAGACAGGGAAAACAGGTGGAAAATGAGCTGAGAGGATCTGGGCCTTACCTATCGTAGCAGTCCCCTCGAGAGCCAACAGGAACATCGAAGTCCACCTGGTCATACACATCATAGGGCTGGGTCTTCCGCAGGTCCCACTGGATGCCTGAGCCCCGGAGCATGACGCCACTGGAGAGTGGAACGGGAACGAGGGTCCATTTCCATGAACCAGGAAAGGAGGCACACTCTCTTCCTTggtctcccctttccctccccccagctctgggTGTGGGATCTAATCAGAGCGCAGCACGGACAGTGCCACACCTTCCTGAAGCCGAGGTATCAGGCTGGAACCCCCATACCCGAGCGCGGAAGTCATATTCCTCTCACCTAAATCCATAGTTAAGCGCGTCTTTGGCTGTCACAACCCCAATGTCAACTGTTCGATTTCGCCAGATCCTATTATTGGTCAGCATCTATCGATCAAGAAAACTGGATGGGAACGCTCTTCAAAACTCCCTTCAGATGCCTCTGTGGTTCTTTACAACTAAGGACTAAAACCCCACAAGCCTTTCTTGAGCGGAAAAGAGGGATTTTTTCCCCACTGCCTCCTATCTTACCTCTTCCAACTCATCAACTCGAAGAGAGAAGTTCTTAGAAAACTCGTATATGTCATCCAGAAGCCCAAGAGGTAGGTCCTAGAAGCCAAATGGAGAAAGACAGTGAGCCGGGCTCAGCCTCCCTGCCCCATGGCTATGGGGTCAGTGTTTCCATCGGCCAGTGCTGCCCTCCAGTGGCCACAGACGATACAGGCGTGGGCTGGAAGTTCGGGAAGAAAGGGGAGCAGGCTCACCTGGTGCACACCTCCCGGCCGGACGTAGGCAGCATGCATCCGAGCCCCAGACACGCGCTCGTAGAATTCAAACATCTTGATAGGATACACTGGGAATTAGTGACAAAATCCTGGGCTCCAAGTCCAACAACCTGCTAGTccgctcccctgccccctgccttctGGTGACCAACCAACCCCTCACGACAGAGTTTCTTAAGAACAGAACCCaagttcggggcgcctgggtggctcagcatctgccttcagctcaggtcatgatcccagggtcctgggatcgagccccacgttgggctccctgctcagcagggagtctgcttctccctctccctcggcctgcaggtccccctgcttgtgctctctgacaaataaagtcttaaaaaaaaaagaaaagaaaagaaaagaaaagaaaagaaaagaaaaaaaagaaagaaagaaaaagaaagaaagaaagaaagaaagaaagaaaaaacataaccCGAGTTAAACAGACCTTCTTCCTCTAAATGTTCTatgttctctctccttttaatCTCTTGTCTCCTTCAAGAACCTTCTCCACTTCTTGAACCCCTTGCCTATCCTAGCCTCTTTCTCttaccttctccctctcttcaaaCATCCAGAAGAAAGGAGTCATGGCCCCAATGTCCAGGGCATGTGTAGTCACAGCCATAATGTGGTTCAAAAGCCGCGTGATTTCTCCAAACAGCACTGCAGACAGGTGAAGACAacaagggaaggacagaggagccAAGGATCGACGCTGACACAGCAGTTGTGGGCAGAGCCTGGGGTCTGCACACTAAGCTGGGTTTGACGCTCCTAAGCTGGGCAAAGGCCGGGGAGGGCCACGGGGAGGTGACGGGGCTTACCCCGGATCCACTGCGCCCGGGGCGGCGGCTGGATATTGAGCAACTTCTCCACAGCCAGGGAGTAGGCCTGCTCGTTGCACATCATGGACACATAGTCCAGCCGGTCAAAGTATGGAAGGGCCTGGAAGAGGGAAGAACCGGGGTCACCCCTCATGGGCCAGGAGCCCTCAGACAGCCCGCCAACAGCACTGCTCTCCGTGGGCAACAGAAGTCAGTGCTGCATAAAGCCTTCCAGTCTCAGGAGCTAAGCAAGGCAGCATCCAGTAGCACATACTGGAAAATGCTTAAAAATCTGTTCTCTGAAGGGGTGAAAGGGAACCCTGATGTGTTGTGCGTGCCAGTTTCCATGGTGAAAATCCACTTAGCGGGGCCAGTTTTAAGCCACGTAACTGAACACGCGCTGGGCACAGCAGCGCACCATCGTACGGCGCTGCCGCCAAGGACGTGCATGACCACACCTCAGAGCACAGCAAAGCGAAGTGCGAAAGGGATGAGCTTCACGTGCTTCTTACCTTGGCTTttaataccatttattaaattgTGAGCTAACGtaatttaacttttaataatGCCTCTGTTTAACAACCGGCTCACAAAGTTCCCGAAAACCTAACAACCTCTTCTTGCCAGCCGGCAGGAGCTGCTCCAGCACGCCTCTGGCCACACTGCTCCGGCCCACGACTGTCTCAGGCAAGTGTGCCTCTCTGAGACGCTGAAGGAGACACGTAACCAGTCCTAGGACTCACTGGGTGGGAGTGAGGGACTTAAGGAAGACAGAGCCCTGAGAAGGACTGGCCTGGCTTCTGGTTGGGGAGAAATGGTTCTTTCCCCAGAATGCCAAGAAAGCTAGTCAAGCTGTCTGCCGAACCAGCTTCGGCTTCCAGGAAGGAGGCGGGGCTAGGACGCCTGTCTTTGGGGCAGCCAGTTCTTGTCCTGATGTCACTGTGACGGGGGTTAATGCCGCAGGCTTTAGCTCCATACTCTGGGACCAGAAACCATCCCTGCCTGGACTCTCTGGGGGCGTCACGTCCTAGTCCGCTGGTTGTATCCTACCCCCGTCACCCTCTGTGAGCAAGACCTTTCTTCATGACGGTAAGAAAAAACTTCACATGCCTGTCCCAGCTCCAGTTCCTTCCAATCTGACCCTCACCATTTGGGTCACGGAGCTCTCCTAAAAACGGCACACTGCCACAAACTCCCTCCCGGTCACTGTGACTCAGAGTGTTTCGAAAACAAACTTAAGACAGCCGGAAGATACAAGAATCGGCTGTTAATCCCAGGGAGCTGAcgtctctctcctcttcccctgtccCCAGGGACACCGGCTTTGACGTACTAgtatggagaaactgaggcactagACAAAGGGTAAAGGGGCCAGCCAAAAGTCATCTGGAGAAAAGGTGGGAGTGTAGCTCTGGCTGCCAAGCATTTCTCCTGGAAAAACCAAATCTAGATGGATTCAGTCACACATCCCCTGCGACATCCCTCTATCCTCCCAACCAAGACTGTCCTCATATCCTCAACACCCTCCTCCCCTGGGGTTTTGGGGGCAGCAAACTGGCAAAGTCCCAGGCCACGGCATCCCCAGGTCCCGCCAGCAGGCCCCTGTTCGCCCCCACACCTGCAGATAGGTCTTGTACTCAATGAGCTTCTCAGTGCCTCGGTGCAGCAGGCCAATGTGGGGGTCACACTTCCGCACCATCTCCCCACTCAACTCCATCACTAGTCGCAGGACTCCGTGggctgctgggtgctggggccCAAAGTTCAGGGTCAGGTTTGTCACCATTGTGTCCTTTGGAGGGTCCACATCTGAGAAGCGGGGAAGAATGCAGACCAAATGATAATTCCCTAGAGAACCCCCAAGAGACAGCAAGGGGTTAGCCTCTCCCTAGAGATCTTCCGTGTCACCGTTCCACATCCTGTTAATTCCCTAATCGCCAACGTAACCAGGAAGAAGACCATTACatgggagaaaggggagaaagatcTAAATTTTCTGCCAAGAGGGACCACGCACAAACCTCACGCTTTCCATGTCTCCCAGATACCTTTCTAAAGATGgtaatactggggcacctgggtggctcagtcggttaagcgtctgactcttgattttggctcaggtcatgatctcagggtcctgggatcaagccctgcactgggcctgcactcagcatggagtctgccttaggattctctctgtccctccccctctgcccctcccctagcacacacatgtgcacatacacatgtggtctccctctcaaataaataaaacctttaagaaaaataataatactaataacatTCACATAGTCCtcattatgtgccaagcactactCTAAGCACGTCactgattttaattaatttaattctcCTAACAACCACACGAGCAGTAGCTACTATTACTATCCTTATTTTATTGGTGCAACTGAAGCCAGAGAGAATAAATGACTTCTCAGAGAGCTAGCAAGCGGCAGAGTCAGGACTGATCTCAACCTATTCAGCTCCACagtccacattctttttttttttttttttaaagattttatttatttctttgacagagagagacagccagagagagagggaacacaggcagggggagtaggagaggaagaagcaggctcccagcggaggagcctgatgtggggctcaatcccaggactctgggatcacgccctgagccgaaggcagacgcttaacgactgtgccacccaggcgccccacacagtCCACATTCTTAACCACTATGATACACTGCCCTCCAAATCTATCTGATGAATGCCCAATCAATCAGGAAATGCATACTTAATTCTTACTACTACCGAATGGCAGCGTTAACCCTCCAAAAGCAGACAATTTAATCTGGGAAATAAGTACATGTGAGGAACAAGTAACAGAGGCCAAATTTACAAGTTACCAAGTAAGTGGCTTAGCCGTTAAGTatttaaaggaggaaaagaacaCTGTAAAGACTTCATGAAGGCAGGATCTGAGCTGGTTCTTAAATATAGGGAATGACTTAAACAGGTAGACAGAAGAACATCCCAGGCTATGGAATCAACAAAGCTCAAATCTTGGAGACAAGGAAGTGTCTGCAGAACTCTACCTACCAAGAGGCAGAAGACGAGTGCTGATGGCTATAGGGGGCAGTGGTTCAATTATCAGTATCATTAATAACAACACATACAGAGGACTTACCGTGTGCCAGTCACTACACTAAGTGGTTCACTTTATGATCCCATTTAATCTTTACAGTGATGCTAGAAATAGCACTTTATTCACAGATAAATAGGAGAGCAGAGAATTGAAACCAGAGCTTAACTTCTCAACCCAAATTCTTCaccatgggctttggagtcagatagacCCGAATACAAATCCATGTATGTATCCTTGATCAAGTTTTAATCTCCCTGCACCACGATTTCCTCAAAAGTGGGATCTAGTATCGCTCTCATGGAGTTGTTGCAAGGACTAAGTGAAATAATGCGTATCAAAAACCTGCCACACGGTAAGCATTTGGCTACTGTTACTGGTACACTTTTCTTGCTTCTGAAGGTTTCTGAGCGAGAGAATGAATGCCATGGTAAAATGATGtttggggaagaggaaggtgATTACATTGTCCTGCATAGTTGGAGGCGGACCAGATCCGTGGCAAGAACCCCGGGAAGACACCCCTGAATAATTAAGGTCTACTACGAAACAGATctgaacaagaaaggaaaagatgatgTGATATGCAACACTATGAAAGAACCTGCATGGTTTGGTGGCTTCTTGGACTGAGACAGGGAGGGCGAGAGAGGAAAAAGAGCCAAAGAGGATTAAAATGTTTCATTCCTGAGAAATTAGGAGAATGTGGGCACCACTGAGCAAAATCAAAAAGTCACAAGAGCTACTtctgatggggaaaaaatgcttcGTAGTCTGGAAAATTTCATTTGGGTACCAGTGGGAAAAACCACCTTTTCTACCAAAGGAAGATGGAAATATATTGAACCTCTAGAAAAAGCTGGGGCTAAAAATATAAATCTGGTAGGGACCTCCAAGGGTTGATTAGGACCTACTTTTtctcctggaatgttcttcctttccttctctacttGACAAATACCTGCCGTATTATCAGTGTTACTGTGTTTGTTGAAGTGCTGGTGAAAGAAGCAAAAAGGGCAAGGGCACAAACTTGACCGAGAGCTCAAGAGCACTCAGAAATCGGCTTGGGGCGGGGATGAGTGTGAGTTGGGACAGGGGCTCTGGGAACTCACCATTCCAAGGCGGAGGCTTCCAGTGGGCTGTTTCTTTGGCGGGGTACATGACAGCTCCCCCAAACTGTTCTGCCCATTCCACATCTGGCTGCCATTGCCGAGCACCTCTAGGGAGTTAAAGACAGATCCTAGACACAGAGCCTCAACAGTGCTTGGCTCCTCCGTTCCCACTCACTCTCAGGTGGGCCCAGGCAAGGGCGCCTCGAATTCCCCAAGGCCAAGTCACTGGCATACAGTTAGTGTAGCTTTAGCAGAACAAGCTCAAACTCCAGACATTCCATTCCTACTAACAACTTATTCTTCGAAGCACTGCACCCATCACCCTTGTGCATGCAAGGTTGGGAATCCTAACTCCTTCAACTTCTCATCACATTCGTATTTCCATCTTGGTGAGTATGAATGCACGCAAGGTGTGTGTATTCAAGGTCAACCGAAGACTAAGAGGTGTGCAGTGCCtgtgcaggggcggggggaggagcatGCTGGCTCCCTGGCTCAGCCTGGGTGAGACCTGAGTGATGTCCTGGGGACCAACGGGGAGGAGGGGGTTTGGGGGAGGTGTCTGGGTTTGTGTTCCTCCTTTAGGTCCATCAGGACTGCGTCCCTTTTCTCGTCTAAGGAGACTTCAACAGCCGCATGCCACCCATGCTGAGGTTCGGGAGAAGCAGCAGGGCACAAGAGAAAGGTGACACTATCACTAACATTCAGGGGCAGGGTCTCCCCCCAGACGACTTCACCCCTCTTTCCGCCCTCGACCGGAGCGGGCGCCACTGCATCCCGGAGCCCGGCACAGCAGGCCCGGGCGAGGGGTCACAGGCCTGGGTCATTCTTTCCTAGGGGGTCACAGGGCCCGCGGAGACGCCACACCCGAGAAACCCTGGCGTCGGGGGCAACGCGTCGAAGGCCGCCCAGAGTCTCACCTGCTGGGCTGAACCGGCAGCCGGCCTCCGGCCGCGGACCGCAGCGCCTGGGCCCCGACGCCCCGGAGGCTGCGCAGAGCCCTCAGCG encodes the following:
- the FCER1G gene encoding high affinity immunoglobulin epsilon receptor subunit gamma; its protein translation is MIPAVVLLLLLLVEQAAALGEPQLCYILDAILFLYGIVLTLLYCRLKIQVRKAAVASYEKSDGIYTGLSTRNQETYETLKHEKPPQ
- the NDUFS2 gene encoding NADH dehydrogenase [ubiquinone] iron-sulfur protein 2, mitochondrial isoform X2, which produces MAALRALRSLRGVGAQALRSAAGGRLPVQPSRGARQWQPDVEWAEQFGGAVMYPAKETAHWKPPPWNDVDPPKDTMVTNLTLNFGPQHPAAHGVLRLVMELSGEMVRKCDPHIGLLHRGTEKLIEYKTYLQALPYFDRLDYVSMMCNEQAYSLAVEKLLNIQPPPRAQWIRVLFGEITRLLNHIMAVTTHALDIGAMTPFFWMFEEREKMFEFYERVSGARMHAAYVRPGGVHQDLPLGLLDDIYEFSKNFSLRVDELEEMLTNNRIWRNRTVDIGVVTAKDALNYGFSGVMLRGSGIQWDLRKTQPYDVYDQVDFDVPVGSRGDCYDRYLCRVEEMRQSLRIIEQCLNKMPPGEIKVDDAKVSPPKRAEMKTSMESLIHHFKLYTEGYQVPPGATYTAIEAPKGEFGVYLVSDGSSRPYRCKIKAPGFAHLAGLDKMSKGHMLADVVAIIGTQDIVFGEVDR
- the NDUFS2 gene encoding NADH dehydrogenase [ubiquinone] iron-sulfur protein 2, mitochondrial isoform X1, yielding MAALRALRSLRGVGAQALRSAAGGRLPVQPSRGARQWQPDVEWAEQFGGAVMYPAKETAHWKPPPWNDVDPPKDTMVTNLTLNFGPQHPAAHGVLRLVMELSGEMVRKCDPHIGLLHRGTEKLIEYKTYLQALPYFDRLDYVSMMCNEQAYSLAVEKLLNIQPPPRAQWIRVLFGEITRLLNHIMAVTTHALDIGAMTPFFWMFEEREKMFEFYERVSGARMHAAYVRPGGVHQDLPLGLLDDIYEFSKNFSLRVDELEEMLTNNRIWRNRTVDIGVVTAKDALNYGFSGVMLRGSGIQWDLRKTQPYDVYDQVDFDVPVGSRGDCYDRYLCRVEEMRQSLRIIEQCLNKMPPGEIKVDDAKVSPPKRAEMKTSMESLIHHFKLYTEGYQVPPGATYTAIEAPKVRRGGGKRQPRALGGLETDAQIDAWSSARGQGVNREASLAEKSVLPVNGGSRPSSSDRESLGCTSCLMAAAALTGARSRLLVLPTW